The following coding sequences lie in one Heyndrickxia oleronia genomic window:
- a CDS encoding glycerol-3-phosphate acyltransferase, translating to MQTVFIYILAYCVGQILSAHIIGLLIYRKNVFQLGSGNPGARNAGRSFGKTGFLLVLIGDMLKAYLICWVAQVAGLGILGQSIALFCVVIGHIYPIIYKFQGGKGVASFIGGLLSVSPFSTFSFVFVFLILFLLNRSFTKSGLIAIMTTPFFLFFYDRNIWGSIIIAIIAFIIILRHREKK from the coding sequence TTGCAGACAGTTTTTATTTACATACTTGCTTATTGTGTGGGACAAATTCTAAGTGCTCATATAATAGGTCTCCTTATTTATCGCAAAAATGTTTTTCAATTAGGCAGTGGCAATCCAGGTGCAAGGAATGCAGGAAGATCTTTTGGAAAAACGGGGTTTTTACTAGTTTTAATTGGGGATATGCTAAAAGCTTATCTTATATGTTGGGTAGCCCAAGTAGCTGGTCTGGGAATTCTGGGCCAATCCATTGCCTTATTTTGTGTAGTCATTGGACATATTTATCCTATTATTTATAAATTTCAAGGAGGAAAAGGGGTTGCATCGTTTATAGGAGGATTACTTTCTGTATCCCCCTTTTCAACATTTAGTTTTGTTTTTGTATTTCTAATTTTATTTCTCTTGAATAGATCATTTACAAAGTCAGGCCTTATAGCAATCATGACAACACCATTTTTTTTGTTTTTTTACGATAGAAATATATGGGGGAGCATTATTATTGCCATAATTGCATTCATCATTATATTAAGACATAGAGAAAAAAAGTAA
- a CDS encoding aminotransferase class V-fold PLP-dependent enzyme codes for MSFTIKMARDKDEFDQIFDLNYETFVEEIPQHEQNDKKKLLDRFHAENQYIICKHDSEVIGMMAIRDIRPFSLDEKLGVIEEYLNFSFIKPCEVRLLAVKKTYRNGRVFTALTGGLIRYCLQKGHDIAFISGTTRQSKLYRHLGFQPFAHLVGKDEALFQPMYLTKRTFLTSDALQMISHVRSFLPGPVAIDKEVQTAFDQQPIWHRSEEHSNMVAAVKTKLKEMTNAKQVAILTGSGTLSNDAVAAHLAGLNSKGLILTNGEFGDRLVDHAERFQLTFDHISYDWGTSFLIEEIENKLMEGNYDWLWFVHCETSTGMLNDFKKIESLCKQYSVKLCVDAISSIGAVPLDLQHTYLATGVSGKAIGSYTGLSFVFYNSLENLSYPVPRYLDISYYEKCEGIPFSQSSNLFHALNVALDKFLDPSFIKERRSIFIQACEMFKDKGFHFVIDNQHSSPCVLTIAIPKELSSLAIGEDLYLNGFLVHYRNRYLIENNWIQIALMNANNDLKQLKSLIRVMEKLIIDQSFSISAYQ; via the coding sequence ATGAGTTTTACGATTAAAATGGCAAGGGATAAAGATGAGTTTGATCAAATTTTTGATTTGAATTATGAAACGTTTGTAGAGGAAATACCACAGCATGAGCAAAATGATAAGAAGAAATTACTCGATCGTTTCCATGCAGAAAATCAATATATTATATGTAAGCATGATTCCGAAGTTATCGGAATGATGGCAATCCGAGATATTAGACCGTTCTCGCTTGACGAAAAATTAGGAGTAATAGAGGAATATTTAAATTTTTCATTCATAAAACCTTGTGAGGTAAGATTGCTAGCTGTAAAAAAAACTTATAGAAATGGTCGTGTGTTTACAGCACTTACAGGAGGGCTTATTCGCTATTGCCTTCAAAAAGGTCATGATATCGCATTTATATCTGGAACAACTAGACAAAGTAAGCTATATCGCCATTTAGGATTTCAGCCTTTTGCACATTTAGTAGGGAAAGATGAAGCTTTATTTCAACCAATGTATTTAACAAAGAGAACATTTTTAACTAGTGATGCACTACAAATGATCAGTCATGTTCGTTCTTTCTTACCTGGTCCTGTTGCAATTGATAAGGAGGTACAAACAGCTTTTGATCAGCAACCGATATGGCATCGCTCAGAAGAACATAGTAATATGGTAGCTGCTGTTAAAACGAAATTAAAAGAAATGACAAATGCTAAGCAAGTGGCTATCCTGACAGGTTCAGGAACTTTAAGCAATGATGCGGTTGCAGCTCATTTAGCAGGTTTAAATTCGAAAGGATTAATACTAACGAATGGTGAATTTGGTGATCGTTTAGTTGATCATGCAGAGAGATTTCAGCTTACGTTTGACCATATATCTTATGATTGGGGAACCTCTTTTCTAATAGAGGAAATAGAAAATAAATTAATGGAAGGTAATTATGATTGGTTATGGTTTGTTCATTGTGAAACTTCCACTGGCATGCTCAATGATTTTAAAAAGATTGAATCTTTATGTAAGCAATATTCTGTTAAGTTATGTGTAGATGCTATTAGTTCTATAGGAGCGGTGCCATTGGACCTGCAACATACATACCTAGCAACAGGAGTTTCGGGAAAAGCCATTGGCAGCTATACCGGTTTATCTTTTGTTTTTTATAATTCTTTGGAAAACTTATCATATCCTGTCCCGAGATATTTGGATATTTCTTATTATGAAAAGTGTGAAGGTATTCCTTTTTCCCAAAGCTCAAACTTATTCCATGCTTTAAATGTTGCCTTAGACAAGTTTTTGGATCCATCCTTTATTAAAGAAAGAAGATCGATATTTATTCAAGCATGTGAAATGTTCAAGGATAAGGGCTTCCATTTTGTTATTGATAATCAACATTCCTCACCATGTGTTTTAACGATCGCAATCCCTAAAGAACTATCTTCCCTTGCAATTGGTGAAGACTTATATTTAAATGGATTTTTAGTCCATTATCGTAATCGATATTTAATAGAAAATAATTGGATACAAATTGCTTTAATGAATGCAAACAATGATTTAAAACAGCTTAAAAGTTTAATTCGAGTAATGGAAAAATTAATAATTGATCAAAGCTTTTCAATTTCTGCCTATCAATAA